The segment TGTTCATACAGGATTCCCACGGCGCCGGTGAAGTACGGCCACGATTCGCCGTAACCGGGGTACCAGTCATCCGCCCATTCACGGGTGTAATAGCTCCAGCCGTACCGGTCGAACGCCTGTGACTGTTCCGCCGCGAACACTCGCCACCAGTCGCGTATGGTCTTGTTTATATGGGGATTGATCGGCTCGCGTGGCGGGTTGAAGAAATATGTGTCATACATTCCCATTTCATGCGCATCGACCACGACCTGGGGATTCCATTCGAGGAGGGTTTTGACACGGGCGCGGCTTTCGGGCTGTGACAGGATGAACCAGTCGCGGTTCATGTCGAAGAGGTAGTGGTTCGTCCGTCCCCACGGCCAGACGCCGGTATGTTGGATACTCTGGCCGTCCGTGCTTGACATGACGCCATTCCATACTTTCATCTGGGCAAGGAAGCGTTCGCGGCCATCGGGATTCTCCATGGGATCGATTCCCACGATTACCTTGTCGAGGAGACCGACAGTCGTCGAGTCGGTTCCGGCTGCGAGATGGTATGCAAGCTGAAGAGATGCATCGACCCCCGAAAGCTCGTCGCCGTGAACGGAATACATCATCCAGACCACTATCGGAGAGGTTTTTATGATGTCACGGGCAGTATCCTCCGATGACAGTGTCCTCGGATCGGACAGATATGACAGATTTTTCTTGATATTTTCGATACGCCCGATATTCTCACCGGAACTGATAATAAGATAGTAAAGAGTCCGGTTCTCGTGAGTCGAGCCTGATTCGAACATGAGCACTCGGGGTGATCGTTCCGCGAGCGTTTTAAAATAACGGACGGCCTCATCGTAACGGGCGGGCCTGTCGCCGTGTAAGAATCCGATAACTTCCGCGGGCGTCGGGATTTCACTGGCATACCGGGCATCCGGAAAGAAGGGAGGTTTTCCTTCCTGAGCATGGATTATAGGGATAAAAAAGCCGGAAATTAAACATGCAGCGACCACAATCTTCACCAAAAAAACGCTATGCACAGTCAGACGCATATAGAACCTCCCGTTCAGAAAGTCATGATATTCAGGAAAACCGCATAATCAATGTGTATAGAAATTAATGATAACGTGATATCGTCACGGACATCCTTTCGGATATGGAATAACCTGACAATAAACGAAAATAGTATACAGGACATGCGTGCACAACCTGTTATTTCTCTGAATTGATACTCTCACCGGCAGTTTCAAATGCCAAAGATACTCTTTTTCCTGGCCGAATACACTCCGTGTATGGAAAAAATTTCCGGATTCTTTTTTCTCCGTGTCTCCGTGGTTAAATTCCATACTTTTTCAAAACCACTTGAACTTGCAAGACTAATAAAATATATTAAAAAATCTTATATCGCTCTTGTGATGAATATTCGTTTTTTTTCAATAATACAGCAACGAGGGGGGTTACATGCGGATAATCGTACCCATTAAGCAGGTCCCCGAAACGGGGAATGTCAAGATGGATGAAAAAACAGGAACCATGATCCGTGAAGGGGTCGAGAGTATCGTGAATCCGCTCGATCTCTACGCGATAGAATGCGCGCTCCAGTTGAAAGAAGAGCACGGCGGAACGGTAAAGGTGCTTTCCATGGGCCCGCCTAAGGCTGAAAAAGCGATCAGGGAAGCGCTGTCGATGGGGTGTGATGATGGTATCCTTCTGACCGACAAGGCATTCGCTGGGTCCGATACATGGGCTACCTCGTATGTTCTCAGCGAGGCGGTCAGGACCATGGGTGATTATGACATCATAATCGCCGGTATCAGGGCGACCGATGGAGATACCGGCCAGGTCGGACCCGAGATGGCTTCCATGCTCGACCTCCCCCTTGCAACATTCGTAAGCAGAATCGTTTCGATTGACAGCAGCTCGGTGACTGTTGAACGGCTGATCGAGGGCGGGTACGAAACGCTCAGGCTTCCTTTGCCCTGCCTGTTGACTGTTGTCAAGGAAATAAGCTCGCCACGGCTTCCGACACTGCGCGGCAAACAGGCCGCCCGTACAAAGGAGATCGTTCCGAAAGGCAGGAACGACCTTACGGTCGAGGGCGCAAAACTCGGCCTCGATGGGTCTCCGACACGGGTGGTGAAAATCATGAAACCCAAAGTCACCAGAAACGGAATCATGATTGACATAAAAAAGACTGGCGTGAAAAAAGCTGTTGATGAACTTATACAATTTCTCGCAGCGAAAGACTTTGTATAACAGGAGGTTAATTCGTTGGCTCAAGAGGTCTGGACATTTGCCGAACAGGATGAGGGGCGTATCGAGTCCATCTCATTTGAACTCCTGACACGGGGAAGGGCGCTTGCGGATAAACTGGGCACGAAGCTTGCTTCGGTCGTTCTGGGTTCTTCCGTCGATCCCGGTGGTATACAGGAGTTGTTCGAGCGAGGCGCTGATAAAGTATATCTGGCTGAAAATACTAAGCTTGCACACTATCTTAACGATCTTTATGCGAATGTGCTCTCGCATCTGATCAAAACATATGAACCGGAAATCTTTCTCGCCGGGGCAACGACGACGGGGCGGAGCGTCATGCCCTATGTGGCCGCCAAGACCACAACCGGTCTCACCGCCGACTGTACGGAGCTCGATATCGAGGAGGGCACGGGAAATCTCCTCCAGACACGACCGGCTATCGGCGGCAATATCATGGCGACCATTAAAACACCGAACCACCGTCCCCAGATGGCGACCGTCCGTCCGCGCTCCACACCCATTCCGCCGTTTGTAAAAGGCAGAACCGGTGAAATCGTACGGGTACCAATTCCCGATGAGATTCTGAAAGGCCGCGAGGAGCGTCTCGGTTTCCGTCCCATGGAAGGCGGGGAGATCAATATCGAGGAAGCCGACAGGGTCGTTTCGGGAGGCCGCGGATTTAAAAAGGGCGAGAACTTCAAAATGCTCTATGATCTCGCACACAGGCTCGATGCGGCTGTCGGTGCGAGCAGGGATGCAATCGACCGCGGCTGGGCGGAATATCCCCATCAGGTGGGATTGAGCGGTAAAACGGTCGTTCCGAAGCTCTATATGGCTTTCGGTATTTCCGGCGCCATTCAGCATCTTGCAGGGATGAAAACCTCGGAAACGATCGTTGCGGTCAATACCGATCCCGATGCCCAGATTTTCCAGGTTGCTGATTTCGGAATCGTGGGTGATCTGTTCGAGATCATTCCGGAACTCATCAAGGAACTTGACAGGCGGAAAGCTGAAAAGGAATAGAGATATGAATGCTGTTCGATATGGTAAGATTGATCAGGAAATTATCCGGAAATTGAAGGATATCGTCGGTGAGCAGTATGTGGTCACCGACGCTGAGAAGATGGAGCCCTATTCTCACGATGAGGTGGCCGACACGGAATATGCCCACATGCCCGATGTGGTTGTGAAGCCGCGAACCGCCGAGGAAATCGCCGCCATGGTCAGGCTGGCGAACGAGAAGCTGATACCGATCACTCCGCGCGGTGCTGGCAGCGGACTTTCGGGCGGTGCGGTGCCCATTTGCGGCGGCATTCTCCTGTCGGTAGAGCGTATGAACCAGATTCTCGAAATCGACACCGAAAATATGATGGTGGTTGTCGAGCCCGGTGTCGTCACCAACGAGATTAACGAGAAGCTCAAGGATTACGGGCTTTTCTTCGCCGGATATCCCATGAGCCTCGAAACATGCTATGTCGGCGGCAATGTCGCTGAAAACGCCGGCGGCGGCAAGGCGGTGAAGTACGGTGTCACGGAACGGTACATCATGGGGCTCGAGTTTGTCACCCCTACGGGCGAGATTGTAAAAGCCGGAGGGAAGATCATCAAGGATGTGACCGGATACAATATCCGCATGCTCATGGTCGGCTCGGAAGGAACGCTCGGTATAATCACCAAGGTTATCATCAAGCTCCTGCCGGTCCCCAAGGCGCAGGTCGATCTCCTCGCGCTGTTTCCCGATGTACAGACAGCGATTTCGGTCGTCCCGAAGATCATGACGCAGGGCGGTGTCATTCCAACCGCCATCGAGTTCATGGATCAGCTTTCGGTTCACACCTCGTGCGGGTACCTCAATGAATCCATTCCCTACCAGAAAGCGGGCGCCATGCTGCTCATTACGGTGGATGGCAGCGACGAGCAGATTGTCGAGCGCGATTATGATACCATCGGTAATCTCTGCATGGACAACGGCGCTATCGAGGTCTATGTCGCGGACAACTACACCACCTCGGAACGGCTGTGGAGCGTGCGGCGCAATATCGCCGAAGCGTTCAAGGTAGTCAGCCCGCATCAGAGTCTCGAGGATATCGTAGTACCGACCGCGCAGATACCTGACCTCATGCCGGAGATAGCCAGGATTTCAAAAAAGTACAACATGCAGATTCCATGCTACGGACACGCCGGGGACGGTAACCTGCATGCGACACCCATCAAGAATCCCGCCGATTCGATGGATGAATGGCATCGTAAACTTCCACTGGCGCTCGAGGAGCTCTACACTGCGACGCTCAAGCTCGGCGGTACCCTGAGCGGGGAGCACGGCATCGGCCATAAACGCAAGAAGTACATGCACATCGTCAAGTCGGATGCGGAGCTCGAATTCATGCGGCGCATCAAGCGGGCGGTCGATCCGAACAACATCATGAATCCGGGAAAGATTTTTGATGTATGAGTCATTGACGGCACGTATTGCACAATCTCCGGGGGGGCGGTTAACTGTATGCCGCCCTCTTTGTTATGAATCTGCGGGTTTTACAGACGTATTCAAGCGATACTGCCGACATCTGTCGTATGAATAAATCTGTTTTACCAGATATTATTAGCCTGGATTATCTATGAGAATATTTCACCACAAAACACAAATTGATATAATAGATTATTTATACTATCTTTTGAAATTGCCGATAGATCACATCTGAAAAGAATAAAACAATAAATCCGCGAACATCCGCATTCCGTTAAATATTTGCGAACAGGACGGATTAACATCAATGGTTATTTATTAAAATATACAGTTACCGGTGCGTATTTCATTTTAAATCCGTTAATCCCATGAGGTTGCCATGCCGAATGAAACGTTTCTGGACAAGCTGCGGAGAAAAGACACCCTTATCGGAACAGCGCTTACGCTGTCTTCACCCGAGGTTGCTGAAATACTGTCTGATTCAGGTTTTGACTGGCTTTTTCTCGATACTGAGCACACTACTCTCGATGTTGATGATATTCAGGTAATTCTCGGCGTGGTTCATGGACCCTGCCATTGCATTGTTCGTGCTCCCGCGAATGATGAGGTCTGGATAAAAAAACTGCTCGATACGGGGGTCGAAGGCATCATTATTCCGCTGGTAAACACAGCCGAGGAAGCGCGAAAGGTAATCAGGCTGTGCAAGTATCCCCCTCTGGGAGCGCGGAGCGTGGGAATGTCCAGGGCTCAGAAATATGGAATGAATTTCGCTGAATATGTCGCGCATGCCAATGAGCGTGTAGCGGTAATTATACAG is part of the bacterium genome and harbors:
- a CDS encoding 2,4-dihydroxyhept-2-ene-1,7-dioic acid aldolase, yielding MPNETFLDKLRRKDTLIGTALTLSSPEVAEILSDSGFDWLFLDTEHTTLDVDDIQVILGVVHGPCHCIVRAPANDEVWIKKLLDTGVEGIIIPLVNTAEEARKVIRLCKYPPLGARSVGMSRAQKYGMNFAEYVAHANERVAVIIQIEHKDAVENIDSILAVPGIDAVFVGPYDLSGSMGKIGKVRDQEVLSAINRVREACSKSGMPIGIFGFDTEAAKEYIKQGFTLVTVGMDTVYLWKSAHAVIDALRGSK
- a CDS encoding FAD-binding protein, with amino-acid sequence MNAVRYGKIDQEIIRKLKDIVGEQYVVTDAEKMEPYSHDEVADTEYAHMPDVVVKPRTAEEIAAMVRLANEKLIPITPRGAGSGLSGGAVPICGGILLSVERMNQILEIDTENMMVVVEPGVVTNEINEKLKDYGLFFAGYPMSLETCYVGGNVAENAGGGKAVKYGVTERYIMGLEFVTPTGEIVKAGGKIIKDVTGYNIRMLMVGSEGTLGIITKVIIKLLPVPKAQVDLLALFPDVQTAISVVPKIMTQGGVIPTAIEFMDQLSVHTSCGYLNESIPYQKAGAMLLITVDGSDEQIVERDYDTIGNLCMDNGAIEVYVADNYTTSERLWSVRRNIAEAFKVVSPHQSLEDIVVPTAQIPDLMPEIARISKKYNMQIPCYGHAGDGNLHATPIKNPADSMDEWHRKLPLALEELYTATLKLGGTLSGEHGIGHKRKKYMHIVKSDAELEFMRRIKRAVDPNNIMNPGKIFDV
- a CDS encoding electron transfer flavoprotein subunit alpha/FixB family protein: MAQEVWTFAEQDEGRIESISFELLTRGRALADKLGTKLASVVLGSSVDPGGIQELFERGADKVYLAENTKLAHYLNDLYANVLSHLIKTYEPEIFLAGATTTGRSVMPYVAAKTTTGLTADCTELDIEEGTGNLLQTRPAIGGNIMATIKTPNHRPQMATVRPRSTPIPPFVKGRTGEIVRVPIPDEILKGREERLGFRPMEGGEINIEEADRVVSGGRGFKKGENFKMLYDLAHRLDAAVGASRDAIDRGWAEYPHQVGLSGKTVVPKLYMAFGISGAIQHLAGMKTSETIVAVNTDPDAQIFQVADFGIVGDLFEIIPELIKELDRRKAEKE
- a CDS encoding electron transfer flavoprotein subunit beta/FixA family protein — translated: MRIIVPIKQVPETGNVKMDEKTGTMIREGVESIVNPLDLYAIECALQLKEEHGGTVKVLSMGPPKAEKAIREALSMGCDDGILLTDKAFAGSDTWATSYVLSEAVRTMGDYDIIIAGIRATDGDTGQVGPEMASMLDLPLATFVSRIVSIDSSSVTVERLIEGGYETLRLPLPCLLTVVKEISSPRLPTLRGKQAARTKEIVPKGRNDLTVEGAKLGLDGSPTRVVKIMKPKVTRNGIMIDIKKTGVKKAVDELIQFLAAKDFV